A portion of the Halodesulfovibrio aestuarii DSM 17919 = ATCC 29578 genome contains these proteins:
- a CDS encoding DUF2062 domain-containing protein, whose translation MRFWESFKRAIRYNYLRVMRLKVSTHSVALGVAAGVFTGCLPILPFQTVVAVALAFVLRCSKIAAAAGTWISNPLNWVPFYTACFIIGNLIIPIDVTFDPHHMELKELFAQGGGIVVVMMAGGLAMAIPCSILSYIITFRAVARFRQRRMIRLINKYKSKHGGQSSNDQTLDR comes from the coding sequence GTGCGGTTCTGGGAATCATTTAAACGAGCTATACGATATAATTACTTACGAGTAATGCGTTTGAAGGTTTCAACGCATTCTGTTGCGTTGGGTGTGGCCGCTGGTGTCTTTACGGGGTGCCTGCCTATTCTTCCGTTCCAAACGGTCGTGGCTGTTGCGTTGGCCTTTGTGCTGCGATGCAGTAAAATTGCAGCAGCTGCTGGAACATGGATTTCCAATCCGTTGAACTGGGTGCCTTTTTATACAGCGTGTTTTATTATTGGGAACTTGATTATTCCAATTGATGTAACGTTTGATCCTCACCATATGGAGTTGAAAGAACTTTTCGCACAAGGCGGCGGGATTGTTGTCGTTATGATGGCTGGCGGACTGGCAATGGCAATACCATGCTCCATTTTGTCATACATTATTACGTTTAGGGCCGTTGCACGTTTCCGCCAACGCCGCATGATACGACTTATAAATAAATATAAGAGTAAGCATGGAGGCCAGAGCAGCAATGATCAAACCTTGGACCGTTGA
- the otsB gene encoding trehalose-phosphatase, whose translation MEARAAMIKPWTVEQQADFGQKLAACRRAVLFLDYDGTLAPLVPDRHNARPFPGVREALERLLVIKHCRTVLVSGRPVKELQPLLQSRLPFEAWGSHGGEHLRVSGQLDLVSIPEKAREGLRIAAERVAVLLGDHAIECKPNSVAAHVSSINAELIPQYIIDLEELLEPIAENFGLELLDFHEGVEVRVPGINKSRAIHSVLSEEPKDAVVAYIGDDVTDEDAFRALGEQSYTILIGREKRSSAARWLLSEKSDGLHIVEFLNATASALS comes from the coding sequence ATGGAGGCCAGAGCAGCAATGATCAAACCTTGGACCGTTGAACAGCAAGCTGATTTTGGACAAAAACTGGCAGCCTGCCGCAGAGCTGTTCTCTTTCTTGACTATGACGGCACATTGGCGCCGTTAGTTCCAGACCGTCATAACGCCCGCCCATTTCCCGGTGTTCGTGAGGCGCTGGAACGGTTGTTGGTTATTAAGCATTGTCGTACAGTACTTGTCAGTGGTCGTCCGGTGAAAGAGCTTCAGCCTCTGTTGCAAAGCCGTTTACCCTTTGAGGCATGGGGCTCTCATGGTGGTGAGCACCTGCGGGTATCTGGGCAGCTGGATTTGGTGTCTATTCCCGAAAAAGCCCGTGAGGGGCTTCGCATTGCTGCTGAAAGGGTAGCAGTTTTATTGGGTGACCATGCCATTGAATGCAAACCCAACAGTGTCGCTGCACATGTGAGCAGTATCAATGCGGAACTGATTCCGCAGTATATAATCGATCTTGAAGAGTTGTTGGAACCTATTGCAGAAAATTTCGGACTGGAGCTTCTGGATTTCCATGAAGGAGTGGAAGTGCGTGTCCCGGGAATTAATAAATCTCGAGCTATTCATTCTGTCCTTTCAGAGGAGCCTAAAGATGCTGTTGTTGCATATATTGGTGACGATGTGACAGATGAAGATGCATTCCGTGCTTTGGGAGAACAAAGCTATACTATTCTGATAGGACGGGAGAAACGCTCATCTGCGGCTAGATGGTTGTTGTCCGAGAAGTCTGATGGTCTTCATATCGTTGAATTTTTGAATGCAACCGCGTCTGCTCTTTCATAA